Proteins found in one Triticum aestivum cultivar Chinese Spring chromosome 4D, IWGSC CS RefSeq v2.1, whole genome shotgun sequence genomic segment:
- the LOC123096213 gene encoding zinc-finger homeodomain protein 4 isoform X1: MVSIVQLQRRRTEAAASARGILPDREERMDLSVPRGEFPIPMHAAASPYGGIGGGGVAVADHAMELHHDHANHNGQSQSQAQDMPSPPAAVSEDSSGKKRAAAIAGGAGGPAVKYRECLKNHAAAIGGNATDGCGEFMPSGEEGSLEALKCSACGCHRNFHRKELDDFDGDSCASHGYGYGHHAVRRLLGPAVPHHHKSSGGLLVTADHYGAYAAARALPPPPPPPLGHHHQIIMPLNMIQTSESDEMDGSGGGGIMGDGRGGLASGGGGGSSSSKKRFRTKFTAEQKGRMLEFAENVGWRLQKLDDAMVQHFCQEIGVKRRVLKVWMHNNKHNLASRPLPTSPAQPQSQSMPLAMSMPMPMQVPPSQPGPSGHRGPSSPHAQGELKLD, translated from the coding sequence ATGGTGTCCATTGTGCAGCTGCAGAGAAGGCGAACAGAAGCAGCAGCGTCAGCGAGAGGCATCCTTCCGGACAGGGAGGAGAGGATGGATCTTTCTGTGCCCCGAGGCGAGTTCCCGATCCCAAtgcacgccgccgcctcgccctacGGGGGCATCGGCGGCGGGGGCGTCGCCGTCGCCGACCATGCCATGGAGCTCCACCATGACCACGCCAACCACAACGGCCAGTCCCAGTCCCAGGCGCAGGACATGCCGTCGCCTCCCGCTGCTGTGTCTGAGGACAGCTCCGGGAAGAAGCGCGCGGCGGCCATTGCCGGCGGAGCGGGAGGGCCGGCGGTCAAGTACCGGGAGTGCCTCAAGAACCACGCGGCGGCCATCGGCGGCAACGCCACCGACGGGTGCGGCGAGTTCATGCCCAGCGGCGAGGAGGGCTCGCTGGAGGCGCTCAAGTGCTCCGCCTGCGGCTGCCACCGCAATTTCCACCGCAAGGAGCTCGACGACTTCGACGGCGACAGCTGCGCCTCGCACGGCTACGGCTACGGCCACCACGCCGTCCGCCGCCTGCTCGGCCCCGCCGTGCCGCACCACCACAAGAGCAGCGGGGGCCTCCTCGTCACCGCGGACCACTACGGCGCCTACGCCGCGGCGCGCgcgctccctccgccgccgcccccgccgctggGACACCACCACCAGATCATCATGCCGCTCAACATGATCCAGACGTCCGAGTCGGACGAGatggacggcagcggcggcggcggtatcATGGGCGACGGCAGAGGCGGGCTagcctcaggcggcggcggcggctcctcctcgTCCAAGAAGCGCTTCCGCACCAAGTTCACCGCCGAGCAGAAGGGGCGCATGCTGGAGTTCGCGGAGAACGTGGGGTGGCGTCTCCAGAAGCTGGACGACGCCATGGTGCAGCACTTCTGCCAGGAGATCGGCGTCAAGCGCCGGGTCCTCAAGGTCTGGATGCACAACAACAAGCACAACCTCGCCAGCAGGCCGCTCCCTACCTCGCCTGCGCAGCCGCAGTCACAGTCGATGCCGCTGGCGATGTCAATGCCGATGCCGATGCAAGTGCCGCCGTCGCAGCCCGGGCCTTCGGGCCACCGCGGCCCCAGCTCCCCGCATGCGCAGGGGGAGCTCAAGCTCGACTGA
- the LOC123096213 gene encoding zinc-finger homeodomain protein 4 isoform X2, producing the protein MDLSVPRGEFPIPMHAAASPYGGIGGGGVAVADHAMELHHDHANHNGQSQSQAQDMPSPPAAVSEDSSGKKRAAAIAGGAGGPAVKYRECLKNHAAAIGGNATDGCGEFMPSGEEGSLEALKCSACGCHRNFHRKELDDFDGDSCASHGYGYGHHAVRRLLGPAVPHHHKSSGGLLVTADHYGAYAAARALPPPPPPPLGHHHQIIMPLNMIQTSESDEMDGSGGGGIMGDGRGGLASGGGGGSSSSKKRFRTKFTAEQKGRMLEFAENVGWRLQKLDDAMVQHFCQEIGVKRRVLKVWMHNNKHNLASRPLPTSPAQPQSQSMPLAMSMPMPMQVPPSQPGPSGHRGPSSPHAQGELKLD; encoded by the coding sequence ATGGATCTTTCTGTGCCCCGAGGCGAGTTCCCGATCCCAAtgcacgccgccgcctcgccctacGGGGGCATCGGCGGCGGGGGCGTCGCCGTCGCCGACCATGCCATGGAGCTCCACCATGACCACGCCAACCACAACGGCCAGTCCCAGTCCCAGGCGCAGGACATGCCGTCGCCTCCCGCTGCTGTGTCTGAGGACAGCTCCGGGAAGAAGCGCGCGGCGGCCATTGCCGGCGGAGCGGGAGGGCCGGCGGTCAAGTACCGGGAGTGCCTCAAGAACCACGCGGCGGCCATCGGCGGCAACGCCACCGACGGGTGCGGCGAGTTCATGCCCAGCGGCGAGGAGGGCTCGCTGGAGGCGCTCAAGTGCTCCGCCTGCGGCTGCCACCGCAATTTCCACCGCAAGGAGCTCGACGACTTCGACGGCGACAGCTGCGCCTCGCACGGCTACGGCTACGGCCACCACGCCGTCCGCCGCCTGCTCGGCCCCGCCGTGCCGCACCACCACAAGAGCAGCGGGGGCCTCCTCGTCACCGCGGACCACTACGGCGCCTACGCCGCGGCGCGCgcgctccctccgccgccgcccccgccgctggGACACCACCACCAGATCATCATGCCGCTCAACATGATCCAGACGTCCGAGTCGGACGAGatggacggcagcggcggcggcggtatcATGGGCGACGGCAGAGGCGGGCTagcctcaggcggcggcggcggctcctcctcgTCCAAGAAGCGCTTCCGCACCAAGTTCACCGCCGAGCAGAAGGGGCGCATGCTGGAGTTCGCGGAGAACGTGGGGTGGCGTCTCCAGAAGCTGGACGACGCCATGGTGCAGCACTTCTGCCAGGAGATCGGCGTCAAGCGCCGGGTCCTCAAGGTCTGGATGCACAACAACAAGCACAACCTCGCCAGCAGGCCGCTCCCTACCTCGCCTGCGCAGCCGCAGTCACAGTCGATGCCGCTGGCGATGTCAATGCCGATGCCGATGCAAGTGCCGCCGTCGCAGCCCGGGCCTTCGGGCCACCGCGGCCCCAGCTCCCCGCATGCGCAGGGGGAGCTCAAGCTCGACTGA